A window from Musa acuminata AAA Group cultivar baxijiao chromosome BXJ3-10, Cavendish_Baxijiao_AAA, whole genome shotgun sequence encodes these proteins:
- the LOC135650564 gene encoding probable E3 ubiquitin-protein ligase ATL44, protein MNAVILAAAASLLLGIGGLVLIQFCIVRRAIRRGFLGFGATAGPSDDACDGLPPQLLERLPRYDFKVGCGAECAVCLESLEVGDVCRLLPACMHAFHARCVDCWLLQKPICPTCRTSAAPGGAAVVAEVGGMRSSDPKFDLPGSVTSDSKFMFGAL, encoded by the coding sequence ATGAACGCCGTCATTCTTGCCGCCGCAGCGTCTCTGTTACTCGGCATCGGCGGATTGGTGCTCATCCAATTCTGCATCGTCCGGAGGGCGATCAGAAGAGGCTTCTTAGGTTTCGGAGCCACAGCCGGACCTTCCGACGATGCATGCGACGGCCTGCCGCCGCAACTCCTAGAGAGGCTCCCTCGTTACGACTTCAAAGTAGGATGCGGAGCCGAGTGCGCCGTGTGCCTGGAGAGCTTGGAGGTGGGCGACGTCTGCAGGTTGCTGCCggcatgcatgcatgctttcCATGCCCGATGCGTGGACTGCTGGCTGCTGCAGAAACCAATCTGCCCGACCTGCCGGACGTCGGCTGCCCCCGGAGGGGCGGCGGTCGTGGCAGAGGTCGGCGGCATGAGGAGTTCGGATCCCAAGTTCGATCTGCCAGGATCTGTCACTTCAGATTCCAAGTTCATGTTTGGAGCTCTCTAA